The DNA segment ATTAGATTATGATTTCGGAAGTCCTCCTCACACACTCGTTTTCCCAGGAAAGCTTCATTTTGTAGAGGCAGAAGCTCTCATTAAACTCGCAAATGCTCCTGAAAGCGTGAAGAAGTTGATTGGATGACTATTGAAGGGTTAGTTGAAAAATATTTAAGAAACACTCAGCAAGTTTTCAAACAAATAAAAGAAGGAAGTTTCCATAAAGGAGGGGGCGAAAAGGTTTTGGATTATGCGAAGAGATACTTGGAGGATGCGCTATATTATCGTGACCAAAAAAGATTTGAGACCGCTCTCGCCTCGGTGGCGTACTGTGAAGGTTTGCTCGAAGCGTTAAAATTACTAGAAATGGTAGAGTTTCAATGGCCAATAGAAAACAAGTAGAAAAGAAGCGCCCTATAGTTCTAACTGCAGGCGTGTTCGACTTGCTTCATCTTGGGCATGTTAAGTTCTTAGAAGAAGCAAAAAAGATGGGTGGAAAAAACGCGGAGCTAATCGTCATTGTTGCAAGAGACAAGACTGTTAAAAATAGGAAAGGCGAGAAACCAGTAATGTCTGAGAACCAACGTCGAGCGTTGGTGGAATCCTTAGAGGTTGTGGATGAAGCGATTCTGGGGTACGAAAAATTTAGCATAGACAGGGTTGTGGAAAAGATAAAGCCAGACATTATCGCTTTGGGACATGACCAGAAAGGTATTGGAGAAATTGTGAGAAAGGCTATCATGAATAAAAGCCTTAAAATAAAGGTTGTAAAAATTGGGAAGTTCAGTGAAGACGAGCTTAATAGCAGCTCTGAAATCAAGAGAAAAATAATTCAATTGTACAAACGTAGGTCCTAGACTGTTGTTCCAGCCAGCGTAATCATCGCCAGAAAAGCCTTGTAAACTTCTATCATATCTTCTGAGCTAAAAGAGATAATTCTGCCATTGATATGCTTTGAACCTGGCACTAAGGCTGCCATTTCAGCCATTCCAGGATTGATGAATGCAACTTCAAGATTTATCGGCGGCTTCATCTTGAAAAGTGTGAGGTTGCCAATTTGTTTCAAAGCTTTAATCGCGCCTTTCTTTATTAACTGTCTAGCTTTGACTGGACTGAGACAACGGGCAGCGGTTCTTCCCACAGCTTTCTTGACAACTACAGTCTCAACTTTTCCGAGGAATGTGTGTGCTTCTTCTATCAGTTTCTGGTCTCCAGTGACTAACGCAATGGGCACACCATAATACCCTGCTATTGCAGCATTGATGCCAGTTTCGCCCATTAATCTATTATTTATGGATATGTTGTATACTACCCGGCTGCTGTATGTATGTTCAAGAATGCTTGGATAGGCGCCTCGCATTCCATGATAGCCTATGAAAAATATAGCGTTGAACGACGCGTCGAGGCCTTCCATCATAGACATGGGTTTAGGTGAGCCAGTTATGAGTTCTGCGTTTTCATGGAGTTCTTCTGGGATTATATTTTTCATAGTGCCGTGAGAATCGTTGACTACTATCTTTCTGGCTCCTGCTTCAAAAGCGCCTTCGACAGCGGCGTTTACTTCCTCGGTCATAAGTTTTCGGGCACGTTCATGCTCTTTTCCGCTTCGGAGTACATGTTCGGCATGTGTTATACCTGAAATTCCTTCCATGTCCGCTGAAATGAAAACCTTCATTGTAGACCGCTTCTTATTTGCCTTTGATAAATAAAAGACTTCATTACGTACTTGCGCATTTAGAACTAGGAATAAAGAAGGCGTTTGATTGAGAAGTACGACTTGTAGGTTTTCGCCAACGTTCATCTTGGTAGCTGTCAATGTGGCAGTTTACATTTATACGTCTCTAATAGGAAATGACTTTATTCGCGCTTCAAGCAATGTCTTGGCGATATATGGTCAATACAATTATGCAGTTCTCCATTATGGTTGGTGGTGGCAGCTAATTACATCCATGTTCGTCCACGTAAGCATAGTTCACATTTTCAGCAACATGTTCTTTTTGTTGATATTCGGGTTAAGAGCGGAAGAACTTTTCACTGACACTGAGTACTATCTTGTTTATTTGATGTCGGGACTTGCAGGTAACCTTCTAAGCCTACTTTTGCCTCCATTAACTATATCTGCTGGAGCGTCTGGCGCCATCTTTGGCTTATTCGGCGCTGTCATAATATATATGAGAAAAATGGTTGAACGCTCTATAGTGAGCGCTCTGGTTTTCGTCTTCATGTTCCTCATCATTACTATGTCCACAAGCACAAACATATTCGCTCATTTTGGCGGACTTGTTGCAGGATTAGGAATTGGATATTACCTGGCGAAAAGACGGAAAATCTATTTGGCTTATAAAATGGGCCATTAGGGCATCGTGAAGACTTCAAACTTCATCTTCTGTCCATCCTTGATTTTAAGCTGATTACGTAAGTATTGAGGCGCAATA comes from the Candidatus Bathyarchaeota archaeon genome and includes:
- a CDS encoding DUF357 domain-containing protein yields the protein MTIEGLVEKYLRNTQQVFKQIKEGSFHKGGGEKVLDYAKRYLEDALYYRDQKRFETALASVAYCEGLLEALKLLEMVEFQWPIENK
- a CDS encoding FAD synthase, with protein sequence MANRKQVEKKRPIVLTAGVFDLLHLGHVKFLEEAKKMGGKNAELIVIVARDKTVKNRKGEKPVMSENQRRALVESLEVVDEAILGYEKFSIDRVVEKIKPDIIALGHDQKGIGEIVRKAIMNKSLKIKVVKIGKFSEDELNSSSEIKRKIIQLYKRRS
- a CDS encoding M55 family metallopeptidase encodes the protein MKVFISADMEGISGITHAEHVLRSGKEHERARKLMTEEVNAAVEGAFEAGARKIVVNDSHGTMKNIIPEELHENAELITGSPKPMSMMEGLDASFNAIFFIGYHGMRGAYPSILEHTYSSRVVYNISINNRLMGETGINAAIAGYYGVPIALVTGDQKLIEEAHTFLGKVETVVVKKAVGRTAARCLSPVKARQLIKKGAIKALKQIGNLTLFKMKPPINLEVAFINPGMAEMAALVPGSKHINGRIISFSSEDMIEVYKAFLAMITLAGTTV
- a CDS encoding rhomboid family intramembrane serine protease gives rise to the protein MRSTTCRFSPTFILVAVNVAVYIYTSLIGNDFIRASSNVLAIYGQYNYAVLHYGWWWQLITSMFVHVSIVHIFSNMFFLLIFGLRAEELFTDTEYYLVYLMSGLAGNLLSLLLPPLTISAGASGAIFGLFGAVIIYMRKMVERSIVSALVFVFMFLIITMSTSTNIFAHFGGLVAGLGIGYYLAKRRKIYLAYKMGH